The Zavarzinella sp. sequence GCTTGCCAAGGCACTGATTCCGAAGTGAAACAGCAGTTATTGAAATTGATTGGTGAACATTCCATCGAACGGGATATTGTTTATCCTGTCAGCGTGGGAATGTCCAACTTCATGGCAGAATCTGGTAGTGGAGAACGTTACAATCGTGCAGGATTGCATCAATGGGCATTGCAACGTTTCCCGAAATCGCAAAGCAAGTTCGACGAAAACACTTTCAGCAGCGAATCGCGTGGTGCCTTGAAAAATCTTCTTCTGGAAGCAAGCAAAGCAGAGTATCCCACAGTGCCACAGTGGGACGTACTGGAGCAGATCGAAGAGATTGTCGAAAATGAAAAAAAACTCACAAGTGAGCATGTCAGCAAGGTTCAGCAATGGATGAAGGACAACTGGGATCTCCAGTTGCCTGAAGAACGATTCGACGACCTGAAAACGGTTCATGACCTGCAGAACGCAGTATACAACCTGTTCGATGAGCATTTCCGCCACGAAATACATCATATGGAGCGTCATTTACTGCTGGAGTTGATGGATTCAGCTTGGAAGCAACACCTGCAGACGATGGAACACTTAAAATCCGGAATCGGATTGTGGGGCTATGCACAGGTCGATCCGAAGATCAAATACAAACAGGAAGGGATGCGTGAGTTTGATGTGATGTGGGAAGGATTGAACGACCGTGTAACCGATATGATTTTCCGGATCGAAGAAACCACTGAAGAAGCCCCACCGGTTGCCCAGCAGAATATGATCACAAAGCACGAATCTGCAGGAAGTTACGCGGACGAGCTAATGCAGCGAGTGGATGACCAGCAGCAAACCAACAGTGCACAGACTTCCCGTCCCGAACCGATCCGCAATTCTAATCAGAAAGTGGGGCGCAACGATCCTTGTCCATGTGGTAGTGGCAAAAAGTACAAGAATTGCCACATGAAGCAATCACCCAAAAGCTAATTGCCGAACTGCAATATTGCTACATGGCGATATGGTGGAATTTGGTGGCACCCTAACCAAGATGGAGTATGGTTTACATTTTGGACCTGTTTTATGTGCTAATTCTGGCACTGCTGGCACCTTTTCTGCTGAGACGACGTGCGAAAACAGGCCGCTACCGCCGATTATTGCTTCCCAAATTATTGGGTACTACTGTAAAGTCTTCTTCACAAAAGCCTTACGCACTATTCCATGGTGTCAGCGTTGGAGAAGTGCATCTGCTTGAACCGATCATTCGCAGCTTTCTACAACACCACTCAGGGTGGGGGTTTTATCTCTCAACTTCTACGGATGCGGGTTACGATGAAGCGTGTCGGATATTTGGAATCGAAAATGTTTGTGCGGCACCATTTGATTTTACCTGGGCTGTGAAACGCACTCTATTTTCAATGAAACCGAAGCTGATCGTCCTTGCTGAAAGCGATTTATGGCCGAATTTTCTAACTATCGCCAATCAAGTCAAGATTCCGGTCGTTGTTGTAAATGGCCGAATTTCTCCACGATCTGCAAAACGCTACCAGCTGTTCAAGTCAATTCTGTATCGCCTGTTGTTGAGAAAAGTCACTCACTTCTGCATGCAAAGCGAACATTACACCCAGTTGATGGCTGGGCTTGGGGTTTGCTCCAATCGCCTGACTATCACAGGTTCGGTGAAATACGATCGATCTTCAGTCGTGATTTCGCCTGATACATTAGGCAGGATGCGGCAAGAACTGGGAATTCATACTAATCAAGTAGTATTTGTGGCAGGCAGCACGCATGCACCAGAGGAAGAGATCTGCCTGCAAGTATTCCAGAATTTGTTAGCAAAATTTAATCAATTGCGACTCATTCTGGTTCCTCGTTCTCCAGAACGGTTTGTCGAAGTGGAACACCTCATTCGTGGTGCTGGTTTTGAATGCCAGTTACGCACGCAACAATTTCAAAAATCGGAAGTATATAACAAGCCTGTTATATTGATTAACCGAATGGGAGAATTGGGCACTGTCTGGGCATTGGCTGATGTTGCTTTTGTAGGTGGTAGTTTGTGTACCACACGAGGCGGGCAGAGTATGATTGAACCGGCTGGATTGGGGATTCCGCTTGTTTTTGGTCCCCACACCTGGAACTTTCGGGATGCAGTCAATGGGTTATTGCACCACAATGGTGCAGTGGTCGTCCACGATCAAGCCGAATTGGCATTTCAACTTGAAAAAATGTTGACTGACCGCACCACTGCTGCAGCAATGGGTGCCAATGCAAAAAATTATGCACATTCCCAACTCGGTGCCACCCACCGAACAGTTGAAGTGCTAACACAAATCGTTGAGGAATCTCAGTGAATAAAGATGTCCTCTGGTGGTTCGACGGACATTGGGTGCCTGCAAACCAGGTTTCCTTGGCATTCGATCATCCTGGGTTAATGTGGGGAGCAATTGTCACTGATCGAACTCAGATTCGCGACGAAAAACCTTTTCGCTTAGCAGCACACATCGAAAGGCTGATGCAAAGTGCTGAATTGGCAAAGATTCCACTAGTGGCAGATCATGAATCCATCAAGAACTTGGTTGAGGTTGGAATTCAGCTTAATTTGGGAAAAGCAGGTAAATTGTGGCAGGTTATTCTGTTGATGTTACCGAAATCATCGGGTGCTGCGTTATCGATTCAGTTTCTGCCACAGATCGTAGGATCCGATCAATACAAATTATTCCCTTATGAATGCACGCCGATGGAATTGTCATCGGTCAAACATCGCTCTCGACTGCATTGGTGGGTTGCAAGTCAATCTGTTCCAGCAGGATTTGAACCACTATTTACTTCGCGTCTTGCAGATCCGTTTATCTATGAAACTGCTCGAGCAAATGTCCTTGCAATTATCGATGGAGTGCTGGTGAGCCCACCTGAACGGGAAACTTTGCCAGGAATTGCCCGAAAACTAATTTTCGAATTGGCTGAAAGTTTATCAATTCCAACAAAATTTCGCCCAGTTTTGCTCAGCGAATTGATCACAGCAGAAGTGGTACTGATCACAAATTCCACTTTTATAATGAAGAAAGTTTCACAAATTGGTGCTCAACCGACTTCCCCAGGAGGCCCCACCTGGGAGAAATTGGAGAATTTTTGGCTGGAAATCAGTGCGGAAAATGGTTTGTGGCAGGACTATTTTTCGGATTGCCCAAAATTTCATTAATTTTATATAATCCTCTACCTAGATATGGCCGCCGACGCATCTCCAATGGGATACGGGCGGCTTTGTTATTCCTCCCCAAATAGAACAGGTCAACCAATGCCGTTGAAGATACCTGGACTGCAAAGTCGCAAACTACGAATATTGCTGCATGTGGTTGTCGTAATCGGTGCCGCAATCCTGCTGGGTGCAGCACCCCAGAACGACCTCACCACCGCACATACAGGCTGGCAGCCGTTTGCAACATTTTTTGACACCACTCATTTTTCAATGGTGGAACAACTTGCGTTGCTGGGAGCACTACTAACTTCCTGTGCTGCAATCGTTTATGCAGCAATACTCAGTAAGAAGGTGTTTCGTGCCGATTCTGGCACTTCCGGAATGCAGGCTGTTGCTGATGCGGTACGGAAGGGCGCAAATGAGTATATGAAAAAGCAGTTTCGGATAGTTTCCGTACTCCTTGTCATCTTAGCTGTGTTGATCATTGTTGCAAAATGGCCATTTGGTGATAGCACCAACACTGAAGTGCAGGCGATTGCTGCTTCCAGAGGTATTGCTTTTCTTATTGGTGCAATTTTTTCAGCCACAGTTGGATTTTTTGGCATGAAACTTGCTACCGAAGGGAACCTTCGCGTAGCTTCCGCAGCCCGCCTGGGCATGGCACCAGCGATGCGACTTGGTTACCAGACTGGTACAGTGACAGGTATGCTTACCACTGGCCTGGGTCTGCTGGGTGGGTGCGTAATCGTATTATTCATGGGTGAAAAAGCCTATGAAACGCTGCTAGGATTTGCATTCGGCGGTTCCTTGCTTGCACTATTCATGCGTGTGGGTGGGGGTATCTATACCAAAGCTGCCGATGTCGGTGCCGACCTCGTTGGTAAAATTGAACAGGATATTCCCGAAGACGACCCACGCAACGCTGCCACCATTGCTGACAATGTTGGCGACAACGTGGGGGATTGTGCAGGGATGGCTGCGGACGTGTTTGAAAGTTACACGGTAACGATGGTAGCGGCCATGATTCTGGGTTACGCAGCCTTTGGTACCAAAGCAATGATTCTCCCACTGCTCTTTCAGGCGGTGGGGATTCTCAGCAGTATGATCAGCACTGCGCTGGTGGGGAAAAAAGACCCAGGGCCGGGTGCAGGTGGTGCCATGGCTGCGATCAACAATAGTTTTCGAATTGGTGCACTGCTGACCGTTGCAGGTATATTTCTGGTAGGCTTCTTATTTTTACGTTTCGAGAAACCGTACATCGTTGAACAGGCCATTGAACGTGGCCTGGTTAACTATCCTGAATTTCGCGTAGCATTAGGGCTGCAGGAAAATGAGAAGAATGCCAAATTAGCCCACGAGAAATGGCGAAAACTCAGCGAAGAAGAGCAGAATCGAATCGCAGAAATTCCAATGAAAATAACTACCAAAGAGGGGGTTATTGAGCGGAGTGTATTCGAGGAGGCTGACAGTATCGTTCCGGTAAAGCATGGTTTGGATATTCGTCCTGCCGTCGCCTGCCTGGTGGGTATTTTGCTGACACTCGCATTGATGTTTAAGACAGAATACTGGACCAGCACTGAATACAGTCCGGTACGTTCGATTACAAAAAATTCCCGCACAGGAGATGCCACGAACATCATTCAGGGGATCGCCATTGGCTACGAAAGTACCGTGTGGGCGGTACTGCTCATTGCGGTGGGGATTTTTACTGGTGTCTACGTGTATTCGGGCGCAGAAAGCCCTATTTTCACTGCTTACGGTATTGCGATGTGTGGCATTGGAATGCTGGCACTCACAGGCGACACGCTCAGCATGGATGTGTTTGGTCCAGTTGCAGACAACGCCAATGGCATTGGTGAGATGGGCTACAATCGTGATACCAGATTCCAGCAATTATCTCCTACTGATCCCGAATACATGTCACCAGCGGCAATCGCGTCTTCCCGCCAGATACTGACAGACCTCGATGCCACAGGTAATACTACAAAGGCGATTACGAAAGGAATTGCGATTGGTTCTGCAGTGGTGGCAGCAGTGTCGTTGTTTGCCAGTTTTATCGCGGTGCTGGTGAAAGGTTCTGAAGAAAAAATCAATGAAATCACCAAAGGCGACTTTGCCGAAAAGACTGGTTTGCTTTCGATTGCGGTACCTGAAGTATTTATTGGCATGTTGCTGGGAGGTGCAGTGCCTTTTCTGTTCAGCAGTATGACGATTCGGGCAGTTAGTCGGGCTGCCTACTTGATCGTCAATGAATGCCGAAATCAGTTCAAAAAGAAAGAAATCTGGGAAGGAACGGAACCTGCGGACTACGCCCGAGTGGTCGGAATTTGTACCACCACCGCACAAAGAGAACTGATCGGACCAGGATTATTGGCAATTTTTGCACCAATTCTTGTGGGCTTTTTGTTGGGCCCCTACGCGTTGGGAGGCTTCCTCGCTGGCATGATGGTTGTGGGACAATTGTTGGCCGTCTTTATGGCTACCGCAGGTGGTGCATGGGATAACGCAAAGAAAATGATCGAAGACCAGGAACCATCCGATCTTTCTGGAAAAGGTTCACAGCAACACAAGGCAAGTGTTACTGGTGACACCGTTGGCGATCCATTGAAAGACACTGCAGGTCCCGCGATCAACCCACTGATTAAAGTGATGAATATGGTAGCCCTACTGGTGCTGCCATTGGTGCTGGTACATAACCTGAAAAACGGGAGTGAGCCAAATTATCTCCTCACGGCAGCAATTGTACTGGTAGGTTTTCTGGCAATCAGTTGGTCGTGGTGGCAATCGAAACGAGATACGATTGAGATGCGGGAATTGGATGCAGAGTATGAAGTGCAGTTGAAGGCCGCAATCGAGAAAAGAAGATCCGAGAAGGACCAGAACACCTGATTCGTTAATTTTGAGTAGGTCAGTTTAGGAGGCAGATTTCAGGAAAAGTGGGCCATCGACTGCATAACACAGTTGCTGTTGAATTGCCAGAATCAGATCCTCGTTGTTCTTGACGGGTGTTTTCATCATAGTAAAGCACCTGCCAAGCACGAACAGTTCATGTGCATCGCTGTTCCCCAGTTGGGCAAAACGTGGCTGTTGCATTGCATAGGCTGCGGCTTTTGCACGCACTTCAGGAAACATGTTGTTCGACATCATTTCCATACCATCCAGTTCTGGTTGATATTTTTCGCAAATGATATCAAATCCCTGTTCCCAGCGAAAAGGATGTGCCGCCACACAAACCCCACCCTGGCGATGCACTTCCTGGCATAGATCAACCCAGTGAATGCCCTTCGGTAAGTAATCGAGGGATTGAATCCCATAACAAAGTACATCACCTTGCTTTCCGGTTACTTCCACCCCACCCAGGATCGTCAACCGTGGGGCATAACTACGTAATTCATCCAATTCATCTTCTGGCCAAAGACGGTCATGTTCGGTCAGTACAATTCCATCCAATCCAATTCTAACCGCGTGTTCTACCAATTCGTACGGATCAATGACGCTATCGGGTGAATAACGGCACGTGTGCATATGGAGATCAAATTTCATTCGTTTACTTGGAGCTTTTCTTCTGGTTGTCTGAAATCGTCTGTTCAAATAATTGTCGCAGTTTTTTTGTTTCTGTGGTAACACAGTGGTTCGATTTTACTGCTTGAAAACCTGCAAAGCCCATTGCATTCAAGCGATCGTTAGATAGTGTCAGTAGCTGGATAATTGCTTTGCAGGTAGCGTCAACATTCCCCGATGGTACAAGGAAACCATTGACTCCATGCTCAATCAACTCTGGAATACCTGCAACATAAGTCCCCAGCACGGGTCTACCAGTGGCAAATGCTTCCATCATCGCAACAGGAAGGTTTTCAGCAAAACTTGGCATTATTAATGCCCGTGATCGATGCAATTGTTGTTGGACTTCGGTATTGCTCTGCCACCCCAATAATGTGACACAATCTTGTAAGTTCAGGTCTTGAATCATCTTTTCGATCGGCTCTCGCAGGGGCCCATCGCCAATAAACACCATCTGAAACTGGTGCCCCATTTCTTTGACTTTCTTGAGGGCAGGTAGCAAGAGCAGGTGGCCTTTTTGTGGCACTAGACCAGCTACAGAAAGCAATTTGTTGGTATCGGGAACGGGATCTGGTGTCGATTCCAGATAAGCCAGGTCGACGCCACAATGGACCACATACACTTTGGACCAAAACGCGGGGTCAATCCAGCGAAATATCTGACAACGACCAAAATCGGAAACTGCTACAACAAAAGCTGCCTGTTCGTATTTTTCCTGCAAACTCAACGCTTCTGGCCGGTCCCATTCTTCTGGACCATGCACCGTGATACTGTATGTGGGGCCACCCAGTTTGCGGCAAAGCAACGCAATCGACGCCGGATTCGTTGCGAAGTGTACATGGAGATGCTCCACCTCGTTCTTTGCGAGCCATTTTCTCAGCACGCATGCTTCGCAAAAGTAAAACAGATTGCGAAAGTAGCCATTGCTAGCTTTTCTTGCAAGACGCGATGCAATACCAAAGGCATTAAACCATCGACTTGGAGAACGAAAAAAGGTGACCCAGGTGATCCACAAAATACTGAGCATGTTCACAGAAAGGAGTGCCCGTGTCTGAGAGTATTCTGCAATGTCTGCCGAATCTGGGGAATCTTTACCGGAGTCTCGCACTGAGTAGCGATAAACTGTTTCCCCCAGCGATTCAAGGGCCTGAATTTCTCTGCGGATGAAGGTATGCCGGATGTATGGGTACTGATTCGTCAGGTATGCGATCTTCATTCTGCTATTCGATCCAGGTGGTCACGGCTAATTCTATTCCTTCCTTAATCAGTTTTTCGCGATTTGCGGGCTGCCATTGTAGGATTTCTTTGGCAAAGTTCGATTCATAGCGCGAAATGTGGTAGCGAGACTTCCAATCTCGGTAACTTGGCCGGCGACGGTTTGGGTGCCGAACCACAATTTTTACCAGCCATTTCAACAAATCATTCCTGAAGTGGTACCACGCTGAAGTGGGTTTCGTCGTAATCTGGCTTTCAGAAAATTCTGAGAGAAATTTCAGATATTCTCTGCCAGTTAACACCGGATCTCCCACCAGATTAAACGTCTGGAACTGGGAAACCTCGGAATTCTGTCGTAGTAGTGCTGTCAACGCGGTAGCCACGTCAGTTGCCAGTACAAAGGGCAGGGGGTGGTCGCCTGTGCCCCAGGTCAGGCAAGTGTTTTCGTGGTACCACATGCCAACGCCCCAATGAAATGGTGAACCACCAGAACCGATCACAATGCCTGGGCGTGCCACTGCGATCTTCAAACAGTGCGACAGTGAAAATTGCTCTAAGTTCTTTTCGCACAATGCTTTACATTGGGCATAGAGATTTCGGCGGTGAATTTTGGGGTCAAGTTTGGTATTATCTTGTAATACAGAATTGAGATCTCCAGAATAGTAACTGTCAATGGTACTGGAATAAACCAGTAGTTTCACACATGCCTGGTCGCACAAAGAAGCAAGCTCGAGTGTGGGGTATACCTCGCCTTTCAGGTAATCTTCCCAACGATTGCCGTAGGCACGTGCGAGGTGAAAAACGGTTTCGATGCCTTCCAAAGCTGTATGGATTGTTTCTGGTCTTGTCAGGTCTCCACGCACCAGATCCAGCGGTAATGCACTGATTTTCAACGGAATTCGATCAGGATCGCGAGCCAGAAGCCGCACGGAATGGCCTTCACGAACTAATTGTTGCACGAGTGATTGACCAATAAAGCCTGTCCCACCCAGAACCAGAACTGTGGGCTTACCTGTTGCAGTTTGTTTTAAAGGTGCGGGTTCAGGGAGACGGACTTCCACAGCACCAATTGCCTGTTGCACAATTTTTTCGCAACAATCAATCACCAGAGTCGCAAAATCAATTGTGAAGCGTGGGTCTAAAGTTCCAGATTCTCGTCCACGATAAAATTCCGACAAGCTGTGAAAAATACTGGCACCAAAGAGGTTGCCATGTTTCTTCAATTTCAACTTTGACAGCAGATAGGATCGCCAGTTCCGTTTTCCCTGCCAAATCAGCGTTTTACCATGCCGGACGGTGCGTTTCATCCTTTCCCAATCAAGCATCCCAGCACCATAACGATCCATAACAGCAGTACCTGATTCCAGATCTGCGATCACCAGCCCATTTCTACCACGTACTTCGATGCAATGCTGGCCGTAACTACTGCCAAAATCCCAAGTTAGGGAAACTTCCTCTCCGTTGGCACACTTGGCATGCACATTCCATTTCTGAAAAAAATGCCCCCCACCTGGGAGATGAAGTTTACCTGAGGTTGTCGAATGGACTTCATTCGGCATCCCGAAGAGGTCAATCAAAGCCGCAATCAGGTGCGGGCCCACTTCAAAAATGACATTTCCAGGTTGCCGCACGGCATAGGTGTGAAATGGTCCATTTTTAGCAAATGGCAATTCGCGGTGCCAACAAAGCCGGGCATCGCGAATTTTTCCTAATTCTTTATTGTGCAATGAGTTACGCAAAAAAACATAATTTGGATCAAACAAAAAGTTATGGCTGACTCCTAGATGCCGTCCAGTTCTGTGCACCACTTCAGCCAAATGCCGGCAGTCTGCTACACTGGTTGTAGCGGGCTTTTCGAGCAGCACATCAATCTGATTTTCCAGCAGCTTAGACGCTTCTGAATGGTGAAGATCAGCGGGCAACAGTATATGGGCCACATTGCAAATTCCGGCAGCAACTAACTCATCAATTGATTTTACGTAAGTACTTATTCCATATGATTTTGCAAAAGATTCTGCTCTGGATGCATTGCTGTCGCATACAGCCACGACCTTCAGATTCGGAATCGTTTTCAATGCTTTCAGATGCCAATCGGCGATATAGCCAGCACCCACAATAGCAACGCGATGTTGTGCTTCAGCCAAAATTCTTCTCACTTGTATTCGATGATGGTGGCTTGGCGAGAAAACAATCGATTACGATGGAATTTTAATACACCTATCAATTGTGGCAATTTATCGAGGATGCAACTGATCCCCCAGGCCAGGCTGATTTTGATGCTATAGCCCCTCTTGCGAGTTCGTTGGGCAATTCGAACTACTTGAAGCGGGTAATAGAGCAAGAAAATCAGACTGATTCCCCAAGTTGGCCAGGCAAGTGCCGATGCAAGAAGGGGTAACAGAAATGCAGTTCTCCAGATTCGGCGGATTTCTTTCCGGAATTGCTTTTCAGGCCCACTACCATGGAGCCAGTTTCCAAGTGCATACGCATAACCTGCACGCACTGCACGCTTAAACCACTGATGGAAACGGTACATTGCTGCATCATGAATGGTCATTTCGGAATCGATTCGCCAAATTTGCTGGCCAGTTCTTCTGATCCGCAGACAGATTTCATCATCTTCTGCCGCAATCACCGTGGGGTTGTATCCGGAAACGGCCTGCAGCACGCTTGCACGCATCATCACATCCCCACCAGCGGCTTTTGTCTCACCTATTGGAGTGTTCCATTCAATATCGCACAATGCGTTATAGATTGTTCTGTCGGGATATCTCTCCCGCCTCCGCCCACACACCGCACCCACTTTGGGGTGGTTCACAAGAATGCTTTTTGCATCAAGTAGCCAATTTGCTTGTACTTCACAGTCTCCATCCACGAATTGTACGTAACTAATTTCAGGATAGAGGTTTAGGAGGTGTTCCCAACCCGCATTTCGTGCTCGGGCGGCTGTAAATGGAAGCTGCAAATCCAATTCAACTATGGCAATTCCCTGTGCGGTCACCCACACCTGGCTACCGTCCGTAGAACCAGAATCGACATAAACGATTTTCTTTGTCAATGGTAACAGCGAGCGAATGCACGCCTGTAAACGCGCCCCTTCGTTACGTGCAATAACAACAATACCGATTTCATCCATGACAACCCAACTGTTGCCCGCTTCGTATGATGATGTTGTGATATTTGAAGATCACTCAAAAGAAAGTACCGATACAAAACGTTCTGCAAGAATGTCTTTGGGTGGCTTCCCTGATCTGAAAAGATCATTCAGGGATTGAAAAACTAGAGTTGGTTGGGAGCAATTACCAAGAGACATGAAGTTTCGCTTTTCCCATTTTCTTACCCGCACCCCGGCATTGAATAAGCTGCTCCATGGAATTTTCTGGTCCTATTTGGGCCAGATTCTCATGATTGGCTTGCGCTTTGCCAGCAGCATGGCCATCACACGACTGCTGACCCCGGAAGCGTTCGGGATTTTCGGCCCCGCCCTGGCTGTGATTTTTTTGCTGGAATTTCTATCCGACGTGGGTTTGCGTCAGGCAGTGGGCAGGTCTGAAAATGGTGAAAATCCAGAGTTTGTCGGCACGATCTGGACAGCACTTCTCATTAGAAGTGGGATTTTGGCAAGTGTTACCATCGGCTTGGCATATGTGTTACCGCAGTGGTATCACACACCGGAAATCGGCACCGCGTTGCTGATTCTTGCCGTGCGGCCAATTTTGCTGTCGCTCGGAAATCCGATGGTCCTGGTGCAATATCGCCAGGTGAATTATCGTGGGCCGTTCTGGCTGGATATGACGCAAACCATTGCAGGTATTGTCTTTACAATCAGCCTTGCAGCAATTTATCGGTCTTATTGGTGCCTGGCTGTGGGTTTGCTGGCAGGAGATGTGTGTCGCACAATTCTGAGCCACATCATCCTGCCTGCAGCACCCAGGTTTCGCTGGGATCGACGCTCCTGGCAGGAAATCAGTCACATTGGTTGGCCAATTTTCTTCAACACCTGCTTATACGGTGCCTGGATTAATCTGGAACGGTTACTTGGCCCACGTTTCATTGAAACGCAGACAATTGGCTATTTCTTCGCAGCCTGGACCCTTTACGAAGTGGTGGATAATTTTCTCAATCGGGCAGGGGATGTGTTGTTTTCAGTCACCGCCCGGAAAGAGCGAGATCAATCCGCTCGCATCTTAATGAGAGTTTCCTCATTAATTGCCAGGGTGGGGGTGCCTATTCTGTCTGTTGCAGCAATCATCGCGCCTTGGTTTTACTATCAACTGTACCCGACTCAGTATCGGCAAGCTGGTATACTTTTGGGCGTTCTTTCTGCTCGGTTGCCAATACGTGCACTTATCCAGGTTCAGGTGGTGCACCTCGTAACGTCGCACCGCGTCATTCTTGCGTCATGGTC is a genomic window containing:
- a CDS encoding oligosaccharide flippase family protein, which produces MKFRFSHFLTRTPALNKLLHGIFWSYLGQILMIGLRFASSMAITRLLTPEAFGIFGPALAVIFLLEFLSDVGLRQAVGRSENGENPEFVGTIWTALLIRSGILASVTIGLAYVLPQWYHTPEIGTALLILAVRPILLSLGNPMVLVQYRQVNYRGPFWLDMTQTIAGIVFTISLAAIYRSYWCLAVGLLAGDVCRTILSHIILPAAPRFRWDRRSWQEISHIGWPIFFNTCLYGAWINLERLLGPRFIETQTIGYFFAAWTLYEVVDNFLNRAGDVLFSVTARKERDQSARILMRVSSLIARVGVPILSVAAIIAPWFYYQLYPTQYRQAGILLGVLSARLPIRALIQVQVVHLVTSHRVILASWSYLISLLVGVIILKPLILAHGVLGMAFCAVIATYTLGLSQTILLIYEKEMRIGPFLVALGWSLLAAAIILTVY